One genomic region from Oceanicoccus sp. KOV_DT_Chl encodes:
- a CDS encoding GAF domain-containing hybrid sensor histidine kinase/response regulator, with translation MATDITEQKKTELELLSTQNRLEKTNEELSSALIRLENLREFQKTLIRLASAESLVQGDVDTFSRQVCIEAARVLSVERASVWLFEQEQTAIDLVCLYETEGARFTTEGKLFQKDFPVYFKALVEGRAIDADDVYTDPRTSEFAPTYLPANNVKSMLDAAIRVAGKIVGVICNEQTGRQRQWSPEDISYAGELADQIAQAIANQNKIRAERREREARSADQAKSELLATISHEIRTPMNGVLGMVELLRETILSDQQEEYLNTIDTSGNLLLTIINDVLEFSKLNSSELLLIESDVNVIELFSSTLALLRKTLPHQVELALDYAPGFYPILRFDNHRVRQILINLLGNAIKFTEVGKITVSFGLHSQNQWYFEVKDTGSGVESNLLKEMFEPFKQIDAKVKNPKAQGTGLGLSIVKKLVQQMKGEIKVSSIVGEGTTIRIELPLVHTDNDTADDESVVNKERADFGHLRVIAADDNDVNRKVILALLKLYGINADSCTNGQEVLDLFAKKGGQYDLILMDCDMPIVDGYQATEYLRSNYPQLNQPLIVALTAHAMDDARGRAMSAGMNDYLTKPIRRSDIEKLLGSIKIPG, from the coding sequence GTGGCAACGGATATAACCGAGCAAAAAAAAACCGAGTTAGAATTGCTCAGCACTCAAAACCGACTAGAAAAGACCAACGAAGAATTATCCTCCGCACTGATAAGATTAGAAAATTTACGTGAATTTCAAAAAACGCTTATTAGGCTCGCCAGTGCTGAAAGCTTGGTACAAGGTGATGTTGATACCTTTTCCCGTCAGGTATGCATTGAAGCCGCCAGGGTTTTAAGCGTAGAGCGCGCAAGCGTTTGGCTGTTTGAACAAGAACAAACCGCTATAGATCTGGTGTGCTTATACGAGACTGAGGGCGCTCGATTCACTACTGAGGGAAAGTTGTTTCAAAAAGATTTCCCTGTCTATTTTAAAGCGTTAGTAGAGGGGCGAGCTATTGATGCTGATGATGTGTATACCGATCCAAGAACGTCAGAATTTGCTCCCACCTATCTTCCTGCTAATAACGTGAAATCAATGCTCGATGCCGCCATCAGGGTTGCTGGAAAAATTGTTGGTGTGATTTGTAATGAGCAGACTGGACGTCAGAGGCAGTGGTCACCAGAAGATATTTCTTATGCCGGAGAATTGGCAGATCAGATTGCACAAGCCATTGCCAACCAGAATAAAATCCGTGCTGAGAGGCGAGAGCGAGAAGCCAGGTCGGCTGACCAAGCTAAGAGCGAATTGCTGGCGACGATCAGTCATGAAATTCGTACGCCCATGAATGGTGTTCTCGGGATGGTAGAGCTGTTGCGAGAAACGATTTTAAGCGATCAACAAGAAGAATATCTAAATACTATAGATACTTCCGGCAACCTTCTTTTGACGATTATTAATGACGTGCTTGAGTTCTCTAAATTAAATTCGAGTGAACTATTACTGATCGAAAGCGATGTTAATGTCATCGAGCTATTTTCAAGTACACTTGCCTTACTCAGAAAAACTCTCCCGCATCAGGTTGAGCTTGCACTTGATTACGCCCCGGGTTTTTATCCCATACTTAGATTCGATAACCATCGAGTGAGGCAGATTTTAATTAATCTACTGGGTAATGCCATCAAGTTTACTGAGGTAGGAAAAATAACGGTAAGTTTTGGCTTGCACTCCCAGAACCAATGGTATTTTGAGGTAAAGGATACGGGGTCAGGGGTGGAATCAAATTTACTCAAGGAGATGTTTGAACCATTTAAACAAATAGACGCAAAAGTGAAAAATCCAAAAGCACAGGGGACGGGTCTAGGATTATCTATTGTTAAAAAGCTCGTTCAGCAAATGAAAGGTGAAATTAAAGTCAGTAGCATTGTTGGGGAAGGCACAACTATACGTATAGAGCTCCCTTTAGTACATACTGATAATGATACAGCAGACGATGAATCCGTGGTAAATAAGGAAAGAGCCGATTTCGGTCATCTGCGCGTGATTGCTGCTGATGACAATGACGTTAATCGGAAGGTCATTTTGGCGTTATTGAAATTATATGGCATTAATGCCGATAGCTGTACTAATGGTCAAGAAGTCCTGGACCTGTTCGCTAAGAAGGGTGGGCAATATGATCTCATCCTAATGGATTGTGATATGCCTATTGTTGATGGCTACCAGGCTACTGAGTATTTGCGCAGCAATTACCCCCAGCTAAATCAACCTCTTATTGTCGCGCTTACAGCTCATGCTATGGATGATGCAAGAGGGCGTGCAATGAGCGCCGGAATGAATGATTATTTAACCAAGCCTATTCGACGCAGTGATATTGAAAAACTACTGGGCTCTATAAAAATTCCTGGTTAA
- a CDS encoding PAS domain-containing protein: MDNDNSIDSQVEFEKYKTDIIRAMADNARAVLAIKDVNGNYLMANKEYYRLFNLSEASMLGKGDYELFPHHIADDFVAADKRVFETGESFNFEEKAIVDDKLHHFLSVKFPIKNALGI, encoded by the coding sequence GTGGATAACGATAACTCGATTGATAGTCAGGTTGAATTTGAAAAGTACAAGACGGATATTATTCGTGCAATGGCGGATAACGCCAGAGCAGTGCTGGCCATTAAAGATGTTAACGGTAATTACTTAATGGCAAATAAGGAATATTACCGTCTCTTTAATTTGTCGGAAGCCAGTATGTTGGGCAAAGGTGATTATGAGTTGTTCCCTCACCATATTGCTGATGATTTTGTAGCTGCGGACAAGCGGGTATTTGAAACCGGGGAGTCATTCAACTTCGAAGAAAAGGCCATAGTTGATGATAAATTACATCATTTTCTCAGTGTTAAATTTCCAATTAAAAATGCGTTGGGCATATAA
- a CDS encoding SUMF1/EgtB/PvdO family nonheme iron enzyme — protein sequence MIEIKTLRPLWLVLFGVMLSACATPNNEPNPYQRMDMSSVSEADRQILRRLVANMVILPAGEFQMGDIDNLEDDSELQPVRTVTLRAFAMSRYEVTFEQYDLYARMTGAELPSDRWGRGNRPVIDVTWYDAVDFAQWVAAQTGLALRLPSEAEWEYAARAGSDKAFSFGSDAHVLCEYANIADQNTDIGWRYKHCSDGFETTAPVGSYKANAFGLYDMHGNVWEWLGDCWSRNYKNAPADGRHWGSSNCDEHSQRGGSWFYGATEAQSFYRAYGENLDKSVTLGFRLAQDL from the coding sequence ATGATTGAAATCAAGACTCTACGACCCCTTTGGCTGGTTCTATTTGGCGTGATGTTGAGCGCGTGTGCTACTCCAAATAACGAGCCTAACCCTTACCAGCGCATGGATATGAGCAGCGTTAGTGAAGCTGACCGCCAAATTCTTCGGCGGTTGGTTGCCAATATGGTGATTCTGCCTGCGGGTGAATTTCAGATGGGGGATATCGACAATCTGGAAGACGATAGTGAGCTGCAGCCAGTGCGCACAGTTACACTCCGCGCCTTTGCTATGAGTCGATATGAAGTCACTTTTGAGCAGTATGATTTGTATGCGCGCATGACCGGTGCGGAGCTGCCGTCAGACCGATGGGGTCGTGGTAACCGTCCAGTTATTGATGTCACTTGGTATGACGCCGTCGATTTTGCCCAGTGGGTGGCAGCGCAAACAGGGTTGGCATTGCGGTTGCCGAGTGAAGCTGAGTGGGAATACGCTGCCAGGGCCGGCAGTGATAAAGCTTTTAGTTTTGGTAGTGATGCGCATGTCCTGTGCGAATACGCGAACATTGCAGATCAAAATACCGATATTGGTTGGCGTTATAAACATTGCAGCGATGGCTTTGAAACCACCGCGCCAGTTGGAAGTTACAAGGCTAATGCTTTCGGTTTGTACGATATGCATGGCAATGTTTGGGAATGGCTGGGGGATTGTTGGTCACGCAACTACAAGAACGCACCAGCCGATGGACGCCACTGGGGTTCGAGTAATTGCGATGAACATAGTCAGCGTGGCGGTTCATGGTTTTACGGAGCAACTGAGGCGCAGTCTTTCTATCGTGCTTATGGTGAAAATCTGGATAAAAGTGTGACGCTGGGGTTTCGTTTGGCACAAGATCTTTGA
- a CDS encoding DUF2288 domain-containing protein, with protein sequence MNANAPAENEDIRTKLNRETAKISWEELQRFYAAGSVVVVSAELDLIVVAELFSTDNSAAVTQLLESGGIVKADDRQAELWHQQQANVWAVVVAPWVLVQAVK encoded by the coding sequence GTGAACGCGAATGCCCCTGCTGAAAATGAAGATATAAGAACCAAATTAAATCGTGAAACCGCTAAAATCAGCTGGGAAGAATTGCAGCGATTCTATGCTGCTGGCTCGGTGGTAGTCGTTAGCGCAGAGTTGGATTTAATAGTGGTCGCCGAGCTCTTTAGTACTGATAATAGCGCTGCTGTGACCCAGTTATTGGAAAGTGGTGGTATTGTTAAAGCCGATGATCGTCAAGCCGAACTTTGGCATCAGCAGCAGGCGAATGTGTGGGCGGTGGTAGTAGCGCCCTGGGTCTTGGTGCAAGCGGTCAAATAG
- a CDS encoding DUF6316 family protein, with protein MEYRAGETSSHFFRAQRFYCICEKWFFSTREHLQRGPYQSREEAEMELLLYLRHVNEGGIYAGQYLHDDVGMRL; from the coding sequence ATGGAGTACAGAGCAGGCGAAACAAGTAGTCATTTTTTTCGCGCACAGCGCTTTTATTGCATATGTGAAAAATGGTTTTTTTCTACTCGTGAGCACTTGCAACGAGGCCCCTATCAAAGCCGTGAAGAAGCCGAAATGGAATTATTGTTGTATCTTCGCCACGTTAATGAAGGGGGTATTTATGCAGGTCAGTACCTTCATGATGATGTGGGCATGAGGCTTTAA